One window of Trichoderma breve strain T069 chromosome 3, whole genome shotgun sequence genomic DNA carries:
- a CDS encoding tim10/DDP family zinc finger domain-containing protein, which produces MSDSSSIKQSVMKQVLAEANLANARVLIEKLQENCFEKCVPKPGSSLSSSEQTCMTSCMEKYMAAWNQVNAAYINRIRQEQGNN; this is translated from the exons ATGTCCgactcctcctccatcaagCAATCTGTCATGAAGCAGGTCCTCGCGGAAGCGAACCTCGCCAACGCCCGAGTCCTCATCGAA AAACTCCAAGAGAACTGCTTCGAAAAGTGCGTCCCCAAGCCCGGCAGCTCGCTCTCCAGCAGCGAACAGACGTGCATGACGTCTTGCATGGAAAAGTACATGGCGGCCTGGAACCAGGTCAACGCGGCGTACATCAACAGGATACGACAGGAGCAGGGAAACAACTAA